One genomic segment of Tripterygium wilfordii isolate XIE 37 chromosome 9, ASM1340144v1, whole genome shotgun sequence includes these proteins:
- the LOC120005862 gene encoding uncharacterized protein LOC120005862 yields MSWLCKKSNPPFFIVLLVPTLFLLASSIPTTAFTDLHTRHPVLFGYRSGYRIVVPWETRRHLLADGNADNSSLILAEKRTDRKDPLNDFKHYTGGWNISNEHYWASVGFTAAPFFVIAGIWFVLFGLVLFIVCLHHCCCPREPYGYSRTCYALSLIFLIVFTVAAIAGCVVLYTGQAKFHHNTSKTLDYVVNQADDTVYKLRNVSDYLAMAKKIGVDAMFLPANIQNEIDTVQTKIKSSASTLDDKAQKNSKRIQDVLDYIRLSLIILAGIMLVLAFVGFLFSILGLQTLVYILVIVGWILVAGTFILCGVFLLLHNVVADTCLAMDEWLQNPTLHTALDDILPCVDNATAQETLIRTKDVTYNLVNVVDTIITNVTNVNFPPQAGPVYFNQSGPRMPTLCNPFNSDLTNRHCAPGEVGLDNATEAWKGYVCQVSGSGICSTPGRLTPSFYSQMTAAVNVSYGLYRYGPFLVDLEDCTFVRQAFTDISRDYCPGMRRYTEWVYVGLVLVAASVMLSLIFWVIYARERRHRVYTKRLNARAMEEEDKGA; encoded by the exons ATGTCATGGCTATGTAAGAAATCAAACCCACCATTCTTCATTGTCCTTCTGGTACCCACTCTGTTTCTCTTAGCTTCTTCAATACCCACCACTGCCTTTACTGATCTTCATACTCGGCATCCAG TGCTTTTTGGTTACCGGAGCGGGTATCGAATAGTGGTTCCATGGGAGACAAGGAGGCATCTTCTTGCTGATGGAAATGCTGATAACTCCTCTCTGATACTGGCAGAGAAGAGAACAGACCGGAAAGATCCATTAAATGACTTTAAGCACTACACTGGTGGCTGGAACATCAGCAATGAACATTATTGGGCG TCTGTGGGTTTTACTGCTGCACCCTTCTTTGTTATTGCTGGAATCTGGTTTGTGCTCTTTGGGCTGGTCTTGTTCATTGTTTGTCTACACCATTGCTGTTGTCCAAGGGAGCCTTATGGCTATTCTCGAACATGCTACGCTCTCTCCCTTATTTTCCTCATAGTGTTCACCGTTGCTGCAAT TGCTGGATGTGTCGTTCTCTACACTGGTCAAGCAAAGTTTCACCATAATACTTCAAAGACACTAGACTATGTCGTGAATCAGGCGGATGATACTGTCTACAAACTCAGGAATGTGTCAGATTATCTTGCCATGGCTAAGAAGATTGGTGTGGATGCAATGTTTTTGCCAGCCAATATCCAGAATGAAATTGACACTGTGCAAACAAAGATAAAATCTTCTGCTTCGACTCTAGATGATAAAGCCCAGAAGAACTCTAAAAGAATTCAAGATGTCTTGGACTACAT AAGACTCTCCCTTATTATTCTTGCTGGTATAATGCTTGTTTTGGCATTTGTTGGATTTT TATTCTCCATTCTTGGATTGCAGACTCTGGTTTATAT TCTGGTGATAGTCGGGTGGATCCTAGTTGCAGGCACATTTATACTATGTGGTGTATTTCTGCTTCTCCACAA TGTGGTTGCTGATACTTGTCTTGCAATGGATGAGTGGCTCCAAAACCCCACTTTGCACACAGCTTTAGATGATATCCTTCCATGTGTGGATAACGCTACTGCCCAAGAAACCTTAATCCGAACCAAGGATGTAACATACAACCTTGTCAATGTGGTTGACACCATCATAACCAATGTCACCAATGTGAATTTCCCACCCCAGGCTGGACCAGTGTATTTCAATCAATCTGGTCCTCGGATGCCTACTCTCTGCAATCCGTTCAATTCTGATCTTACCAATCGACATTGTGCACCTGGTGAAGTGGGACTAGACAATGCAACCGAG GCCTGGAAGGGTTATGTTTGCCAGGTTTCAGGATCGGGGATTTGTAGCACACCTGGCCGATTGACCCCCTCCTTCTACAGCCAGATGACAGCTGCAGTAAATGTGAGCTATGGTCTGTATCGTTATGGTCCATTCTTGGTCGACCTGGAAGACTGCACATTTGTGCGGCAGGCATTCACAGACATCAGCAGAGATTACTGTCCTGGAATGCGACGATACACGGAATGGGTATACGTTGGTTTAGTACTAGTAGCTGCTTCTGTGATGCTGTCATTGATCTTCTGGGTAATCTATGCTCGAGAGCGAAGGCATCGCGTGTATACTAAACGGTTAAATGCAAGAGCCATGGAAGAGGAAGACAAGGGCGCGTAA
- the LOC120005867 gene encoding uncharacterized protein LOC120005867 produces the protein MAATSTSSRRSTGPTFRSHSPSGRFPSYSSPSSSSSAFAYSSSSFSSSASTFFHRSASPTRVNVCGHSAMSPSVRFSLDRSVSPNRSISTVGAKPPHQVVKRQSTPKRTCLCSPTTHPGSFRCSLHKNFGGNSQGGSVSASNRLNARRSAMTNSLVRIGGVEGDLVKRALAALIRPSSHQQRRRSAFQPRPSRLSVMSKAEDS, from the coding sequence ATGGCGGCAACATCCACCTCTTCTAGAAGATCTACCGGACCGACCTTCCGTTCTCACTCCCCATCTGGTAGATTCCCCTCCTACTCCTCTCCAAGCTCTTCGTCTTCCGCCTTTGCTTACTCCAGTTCCAGCTTCTCCTCTAGCGCCTCAACTTTCTTTCACCGGTCTGCTTCTCCGACACGTGTCAACGTGTGCGGTCATTCCGCCATGTCGCCCTCCGTACGGTTCTCCCTTGACCGTTCGGTGTCACCGAACCGGTCCATCTCCACAGTCGGTGCCAAACCTCCGCATCAGGTTGTGAAGAGGCAGAGTACTCCCAAACGGACCTGTTTGTGTTCTCCTACGACGCACCCTGGCTCTTTCCGGTGCAGCCTCCACAAGAATTTCGGTGGTAACTCACAGGGAGGGAGTGTTTCGGCGAGTAATCGGCTTAACGCGCGCAGATCGGCGATGACGAACTCTCTGGTGAGGATTGGTGGAGTGGAAGGAGATCTGGTCAAGAGAGCCCTTGCTGCGCTGATTCGTCCGTCCTCGCACCAACAGCGCCGCCGCTCCGCTTTCCAACCGAGGCCTAGCAGGTTGTCAGTAATGTCGAAAGCCGAAGATTCCTGA